One genomic region from Proteus vulgaris encodes:
- the mdtH gene encoding multidrug efflux MFS transporter MdtH, with amino-acid sequence MALVTQARTLGKYFLLIDNMLVVLGFFVVFPLISIRFVEQLGWAGVIVGFALGLRQLVQQGLGIFGGAIADRFGAKPMIITGMLLRALGFALMAMADQPWILWLSCILSALGGTLFDPPRTALVIKLTRPYERGRFYSLLLMQDSAGAVIGALIGSWLLQYDFHLVCWVGAGVFVIAALFNAWLLPAYRISTTRTPIKEGLKRVCLDKRFVSYVLTLTGYFVLSVQVMLMFPIIVNDIAGTPTAVKWMYAIEALLSLTLLYPIARWSEKRFKLEQRLMAGLFLMSISMFPVGMIHSLQSIFLIIGLFYLGTITAEPARETLSASLADPRARGSYMGFSRLGLAFGGAIGYTGGGWMYDLGNQFDMPELPWFLLGTVGLITLYALHRQFNRKKIETAMLTP; translated from the coding sequence ATGGCGCTGGTAACACAAGCCCGTACTTTGGGTAAATACTTCCTCCTAATTGACAATATGTTAGTTGTCTTAGGTTTTTTCGTCGTTTTTCCGCTTATTTCTATTCGTTTCGTCGAACAATTAGGTTGGGCTGGTGTTATTGTCGGTTTTGCTTTAGGGCTTAGACAACTCGTACAACAAGGCCTTGGCATTTTTGGCGGCGCTATTGCAGACCGTTTTGGTGCAAAACCAATGATAATAACAGGCATGTTATTACGAGCTTTAGGTTTTGCTTTAATGGCAATGGCTGATCAACCTTGGATACTTTGGTTATCTTGCATTTTATCTGCATTAGGTGGAACTTTATTTGATCCACCTCGCACAGCGCTAGTTATAAAATTAACCCGTCCTTATGAACGCGGTCGTTTTTACTCTTTATTGTTAATGCAAGATAGCGCTGGTGCCGTTATTGGTGCACTCATTGGTAGCTGGTTATTACAGTATGATTTTCATTTGGTATGCTGGGTCGGTGCTGGTGTTTTTGTTATCGCAGCCTTATTTAATGCTTGGTTATTACCTGCTTATCGTATCTCCACAACCCGAACACCAATTAAAGAAGGGTTAAAGCGAGTATGCCTTGATAAACGCTTTGTCAGTTATGTCTTAACCCTGACAGGTTATTTTGTATTATCTGTTCAAGTTATGTTGATGTTTCCTATTATCGTCAATGATATTGCGGGTACACCAACCGCTGTAAAATGGATGTATGCCATTGAAGCTCTACTTTCTTTAACGTTGCTTTATCCTATTGCTCGCTGGAGTGAAAAACGTTTCAAATTAGAACAGCGTTTAATGGCTGGCTTATTTTTAATGAGCATCAGCATGTTCCCTGTTGGCATGATCCATTCATTACAAAGCATCTTCTTGATTATTGGTCTATTTTATCTTGGTACTATTACAGCAGAACCTGCACGCGAAACATTAAGTGCATCACTTGCTGATCCTCGCGCTCGTGGTAGTTATATGGGATTTAGTCGCTTAGGCTTGGCATTTGGTGGCGCTATTGGATATACAGGTGGTGGATGGATGTATGATTTAGGTAATCAATTTGACATGCCTGAATTACCTTGGTTCTTACTAGGAACTGTAGGTTTAATAACACTTTATGCGTTACATCGCCAATTTAATCGTAAAAAAATAGAAACAGCCATGCTTACTCCCTAG
- a CDS encoding lipoprotein: MKAIFLTSILVLTSLITGCDQLKQFDVSENLINDYISQKINLQKHIGEDEVVSADIKLSNLSIQIGRTEPGKINLSGTTDLIINSFFGKTSAKVELTLSGQPSYQADKGAIYIKSMAIDSYKVSPEKMDAVVVALKPYLDTTITTYFDNHPVYVLNPEKNSAEAAAFKLAKGIEVKPGKFVIQL; encoded by the coding sequence ATGAAAGCAATTTTTCTAACCAGTATATTAGTATTAACAAGCTTAATCACAGGGTGTGATCAGCTCAAGCAATTTGATGTGAGTGAAAACCTTATTAATGACTATATCAGTCAAAAAATAAATCTTCAGAAACATATTGGTGAAGATGAGGTTGTATCTGCTGATATTAAATTAAGCAATCTTTCTATTCAAATTGGTCGTACTGAGCCGGGTAAAATAAATCTTTCAGGTACAACTGATCTGATAATTAATTCATTCTTTGGTAAGACTAGCGCTAAAGTTGAGCTTACGTTATCAGGGCAACCTTCTTATCAAGCTGATAAAGGGGCGATATACATAAAATCAATGGCTATTGATAGTTACAAAGTCTCTCCAGAAAAAATGGATGCTGTGGTTGTGGCACTAAAACCTTATTTGGATACAACAATCACGACTTACTTTGATAATCACCCTGTTTATGTTCTTAACCCAGAAAAAAACAGTGCTGAAGCTGCCGCGTTTAAACTGGCTAAAGGAATTGAAGTTAAACCGGGTAAATTCGTGATCCAACTCTAA
- a CDS encoding TorD/DmsD family molecular chaperone, producing the protein MNEFSIVCRLLGTLFQRDPNDPILSPIIKMIGEGKLSQLWPLEQDELFNTLKNSVKDLASVEADYQSLFGSETPAVSIYAHDYEEIKEDDIRQFLIARGMPVTDNATDSFGALLLAASWLEDNSAEDEVLAQIQLFDEYLLPWAGTFLGKVEAHATTGFYRTLAGIARGALSALREELSDDEEESDDTEDTQAE; encoded by the coding sequence ATGAATGAATTTTCAATAGTTTGCCGGCTTTTAGGCACATTATTCCAACGTGATCCCAATGATCCTATTTTATCACCAATTATTAAAATGATTGGTGAAGGAAAACTTAGCCAGCTATGGCCATTAGAGCAAGATGAGTTATTTAACACCTTAAAAAATAGCGTCAAAGATTTAGCCAGTGTTGAAGCGGATTATCAGTCTCTTTTTGGTAGCGAAACTCCTGCTGTGTCTATTTATGCCCATGATTATGAAGAGATCAAAGAAGACGATATTCGTCAATTTTTGATCGCAAGGGGTATGCCAGTTACAGATAATGCAACAGACAGTTTTGGTGCTTTACTACTTGCTGCTTCATGGCTTGAAGATAACTCAGCAGAAGATGAAGTATTGGCACAAATACAATTATTTGATGAATATCTGTTACCTTGGGCTGGCACATTTTTAGGTAAGGTTGAAGCTCATGCAACAACTGGCTTTTATCGCACACTAGCAGGTATTGCGCGTGGTGCATTATCAGCATTACGTGAAGAACTCTCTGATGATGAAGAAGAGAGTGACGATACTGAAGATACGCAAGCAGAGTAA